The region TGGCTGCTGGTGGTAGTGAATTATTTGGGCCTTGAATTGGGCCTGAGACTGGAGCCTTATAAAATAGGCCAAATTGAGCCGGTTTAATTGGGCCAAAATAGGCCGAAACCCATGGACCATTGAATATGGTCTGACCCGTAATTAAGTGAATTGAGTCTAACCCGCTGATTTGGGATGACAAACGTGGGCCGGTTTAATAGGCATATCTGACTAGAAAAGAAGTGACTCAGTTCTAACCCGATGGGCCGGGTTGACAACTTTGGACCAGTTTTGAAGTGGAATTCAAATCGGTTGGCCTAGTCGGTTGAATTGGGTGGAGGAACCAAGTCTAACCCGCTAGTTCGGGTTGACAGTGGTGGGCTGGTCTCTGTGGCAATCCGGATGGATAACGGGTTGAACTGGATCAATGGGCTGGAGGCGCGTGAGTGCGTGGGAGGAGGTCCTGGATTTTCTGGACGCGCGTGGCGGCGAGTAGAGCCTCAAATGGAGGAGATCAAGGCTGATCTAGAACCGGCGGCGCCGGATCTACCAATTGGCGTGGTCACGTAGACGATCGGCTGAACATGGCGGCGCGTGAATGGCAGGGTAGAAGGAGTGAGTGGCGTGTGGAGGCGCGTGGATACTCTGATGAGGCTGGGATCAGCAGTTCTGGACTGGGCGGCTCCTGATGGTGTTGTCAAAGAGGCAATTGGCCGAGTATGGAGGTGCGTGGTAGCATGGGTAGTGTGCTCGAGGGGCACGTGCGGCTATCGTCAGCACCGGATCTTTTCCAGATCATAAGATCTGGACCTTGCAGACCTGATTCTTGGATTGTTCTTCCAGATGTGGCTGCGATGAAGGCGTGGAAGAAACTGACAGCAATTTTAAAAGCAGGAGGCGAAATGTGGACAGCTGAAATTATGAGACAGCCGTAGAAAACATGAAGGACACCTGGAAACATCAATGACGTTTATTGAAGGCCAAAGAACAGtagctctgatactatgttaaattaaatatatgaaatagagaatatatgtgaaagagagagagagagagtggaggAGAATGAGCGAAAATAtattaaggactacattgtattgagtcttgatacacatatataacatattacaagaAACCTCTATATATAAAGAGGCTATGAGTAGTGACCAAAAAACCCTAGAGTAAATAAGGTAGGGAATAAACTCTATTAAGAAAGATAATAACCTTAGAATTACTAATACAATATTCTAACACAACCATTGTGAacggacatatatatatatatatatatatcttggagCCCACAAAACATCTATCTTTAGCAAGTCAACAAACTGAATCGATCAAACTCACataaaatttcatcaaaacctttgatttttcaaagaaTAGGAGTTAATCATCAAAAATATATAGTTCCATTAGCCCCAAATGCATGTACCGAATACAGCATGTGACATCGATCAGAGCTTCCACTAGCACAATGTAACTTGTCCCATTACATCAACATTATTTGCCACTTGTATATTtaaaagtaagaagaaaaaaaatgtatcgtGTCTCTAAAGATCACCATAGACCAGCTGTGAAATAAGTTGTGTAATAAACACAAAATCTAATTTAAGATGATAGATGAAGGCTTTCACACAGATCCATTCAAAGCACCGATAATAATTTAGGGATTATCATCACTTGGTCATCATCCTAAAGTTGCCATGATATATGTGCTCCTGACTGAAATTTCCATgccattcttttcttttcttttcttttagagtAAAGGAAGGATAAGCACTAGCAGTCTAGCATGTAGTAATTAAGAAATGTCCCATAAATTATCAATAAatgccacaaaaaaaaaaaggaaataaaatcgaATGCATGATCGATCAGGCCCATTGAATCAAATTGTTTACGACTAAATTGGTGGTTTTATATATGTCCTCTTGTCATTATAGAACCATGACTTAAACAATTAGATTAATTGCTTCGGAACGTTCtttgagaagagagaaagaagaagatgcaacAACTATGATGACACAATTCAACCTTTGCCAAAAAGAACGACAACCTAATCCAACCCTTTTCTATAAAAGCTtggtgtgtgtatatgtatatatggtcGAGACGTGTAGACCCACCCTTTCGTGAATCGTGGTCACGTTGGAAAGTCAGTACTTTAAACGTGGGAAAGTCATAATTTGCAGACAGACATGAAGGAGAAAACGTGGAAAATGTAAGCATATTAATTGGTttagaaatgaataaaatattgagCTTGAACACCGGGGAGAAATTTGGATGTATTGGGACCATTGGGTGGACAAGAAGTCGATCACCGGCCTCTCTACTGACCTCTAGCTTCCCCCTTTTCCCATCTGATCTTTTTCAAATCATTTTACGCGTGATCAAGGTGTGTGTACGAAGAGCAAAACACGGTGCtgattagaaaaagaaataaaaaaaattttataattaatggCGTTTCTTAGAAAGAGAATGGACTGGACGATCCTTTAGGGGACGAATTAATCATTGTCAAAACAATCATTCAAGCGATCGAACTTAATTATAATCAACCATTGTGaacggatatatatatatatatatatatatatatatatatatatattattcttgcTGCTCATTCAGCACTGTATTATTAATTCAACGCGCGCAAAGGCGTGTCTCATTTACTTTGACACCTAATGCACCGACACTCGATCCCCTCAAGTATAGACCAAATAATCAACTTCATGCAGGAATTGAATCGTGTTGCAGATTCAGGGTTTGTTTGGCTACGAGACTTTGCAAGCTAAACCCATGTTTTTAAACAACATTGAAAAAGATATTCTGCATGTTTAGGagtgcatttgaaaaaaaaattaaagaatgatagttttaaaaggtgaaaaaaatcacgttttcaCGGTAAGCAATATTGAGTGCGTTTATAAAatgagtgcatttttaaaagaagtttaatattttggtttttACGTTAAGTTTAACtgtttttaaaaagagtaatgattcactaccacttaaatatacaatttttcaccaccttgtctatgtggcaaggtggtccttcaccttaatttatttttaaaaaataaaaaaactcaaaaagtagtgggggaccaccttaccacataggcaaggtgataaaaagttgtatatttgagtggcattgaatcattattcttttaaaaatcatatttaattttactaACCACTTTTTGAAATAGCTATTTTTTAACAGTGCTGCTACTTCCACACCCTTGTGAGGTCCCAGCAAATAAATAGATACTACTGTTATTGTCTTGTTGCCCAGGTAGAAAAAGCCACATTTGTCCCCCTCATCTACCttttttgcttataaaaactaaaaaaataaaaaataaaaattttcaccGATTTCTTTCTGGCTACGTTGCGTGTTTTAAGTGGCCattaacatttttgtttttttttttaagtggcaaATATGAAAAGATACTTAATATATGTCATGTTAACCGATATGAAATGAGTGTAATAATTAAGTgtaaaaaataacattattcattttttaatctGCATATTTTAAATCCCCTAAACCAAATGAACACCGGCCGGATCATTTGGTTAGTTTTGGggcaataactttttttaaaaagaaatgctacatagTGTTTTGTTCATTTCCGGCCCTATCAacccaataaaataagagtGGACTAAAAATATTATACGGCCTCAATACTTTTCCTTCTCCAGCGATGGaaggagaaaattttgaatatatCATCAACATGATATATAGAGGATTTCCAAAGTCGTTTTATTCAGAAGTATCTAAGAATCAAGGCTCAAAAGgggggtgaaaaaaaaaaaaaaaaaaagaacaacaacaacagaggaaacaaaaaattcaaaagaatccTAAACGACAGTTCAAAACATCGAAAATACAAATCTCTTACACAAACGACAATTTAAATGACGTTCTATGCATTGACATCGTACACAATATTGAACGCTGAAGCACAAGCATTTCAGAACTAAGAACAAGTAGGCAAATTAGGCGGGGGTGGCCGAATGCTGGTTTCATTGGTGGGCCCATTCTCCACAATGAGAACTGTGTCCATACCCCAACTCGCATGCCGTTCCAAATGGCAGTGCATAAACCAAACCCCTGAAAAAGCATCGCCATcatgtcagagagagagagagagagagagagagagaaagagagattcgTACCAGGATTATCGGCGACGAATCTAATTACAGCCCATCCATTCTTAGGAACTCCGATGGTGTTAACTTCCGGTGGATCTttcaaattgaaagtttttgggGAAGTCACGTTGTCGAAATTGCCATAACCCGTCCCAACCAAGTAGAAGCTAAAACCATGAAGATGCATTGGATGGTTCTCCGCATTCCCTATATTCGTCCCTTGGAACACTAtttccactgattccccatacTTTATGAGATGGGCCTTCCTTCCCACGCTTGGGTATAATGTATTATTACCCACATCTCCTGTGAAGTTAAAAACATACGGTGGCCTATCCGGGAAATCTCTGTCGAAAACGCTCGACAAGTTCCTGCATAAAAACGGATTTAATAGTACTTAGTGATACTTCCACATGTTGCTAGCCATAGGTGCAAAATTTATGGGATCAGATGAACATGTTAATTGTGCAGTACGTACCCGTAGTATGCTTGAAGAAAATCAATGGATGGGGTGCTGAAACTTATGTTGTTCAAGCTTGCAGCAAGCCTGTTGCCATCTGGACCGCCACACGATGCATTAGCGCAAAGTATCTGGTTTACAGAAACAGTTATGGTAATTCTTTTGGTGATTGTTTGGGGGATATCAACCGGGTGCTCAGGGCTTGCCAAGGACCTAATGCGAGTTGTGAAGTTGTCAGCAGCGTCCTTATCGGTTGCATTAGGAAGGGTCGGATAGGGAGGAGAGATTGGAGGAGTATAAGTGCCTGTGTACTCAAGAATGGCTGAAGTGTTAGAACTGTCGAATGGAGCACCGGAATCAAAGAAAGGAGTAGCAGCTATGTAGTAGTAACTGGCTGCCTGGTTTGCTGTAAGCAAGATGTCCATCGTTTGTCCTGGGGTTATCATGATGTAACTTGTGCTTATCGGCTTTATGTATGCCCCATCTTGCGCTACAACTGTGATGTTGTGTTTTGCGATTCCGAAGAACATCTCTTCATTCATTACAGCATTTATTAAGCGGAGAAGATATGTCTTGCCGGGCTGGACTGATAAACGAAAACTTGTATCTGCAATTACGTcaatatatgatatgattagaCGAACTGTAGCTACTGCTGCGTTTTCATTTCATTGAAAGTTTTTCTTACCATTAGAGCAATTATTTGGAAATCCCGGTTGGCCATTGATGGCGTATGCATCTGATGGGGTTGGATCGCCACCGGTTTCCGTGGCGTCGTCGATTAATTCCTTGACATCTCCATTGAACCATTCCGCTGCAGCacaataaaaatgaagaattaataaatgcataaactcatcatttttgTGGAGGAAATTAATATGGGAATCTTTAGTTATTATACCAAGTATAAGCACTTGCTCGGCGTAGGGCTCTGGAAATGGATAAGTGGTTCCGAGTTTCGGCAAGATTACAATGGCACCATGGATTGTGGCACGCGACCAGTCGCTATGGGCATGCCACCACAGAGTTCCTTCTTCCGTAGAAAATATAACCTCATAAGTGAAGTTTGTTCCTGGTTTAATGGGGCACTGTGTGATGTTCTCAGGACCATCAGACCATGGATTCCTCGGTTGCCTCACTCCGTGCCTGTCATGGCCAAACTATACTTTAGTTTTCATGATATTTTTCATTGACTTCATCAATGATATTGCATTCTATTACGACCACCATGAAAGCAAAAGCTTCCCATCTATGCATGTAtgtgaaattttctctaaaacgATCGCCacctttttttctccttttttttttttttttttcttttctatctaaaaaggttaaaatattaacaaacaaaaaaaaaaaaaagaattctcagaaattaaaacactcacaaatCATTGAAAACTCATCTAAAACTTATGTCAccttaaaacactttttcaatcaaaacacaaaaacaaatacCTCCTAAAAAAAGATTATCAAACAGTACCGCCAGGGCTATTACCAGTGAATAGTGACACCATAATCTCCATCATTGTGAACATTGATAAATGCCGTATCGCCTTTGCGAACATGAATCGTTGGGCCAGGCCATTTGCCATCTGCTGTAAACATGCTCTTTTCGGTACACAGCCTTGTAAAATTCGTCTCCTTCAGCTGCAATCAAAACGAACATTGatattatggaaaaaaaaaaacacctaccCACACACAAACAAGGATccaaatttggacggaaatcgCATTCGCCATATATATGAACATTAATTCTGGTTTTGGGTTTACTACATTAACTACTGTACGTAAACAGAcagaacttatatatatatatatatcgaaaataacatgaacatcgTTGTGGAGACTTACAATAAAGCTATAATGGTGGACGTTGTAAGCCGAGCAAAGCAGCAGCCCAtcgaaaaacaaaaacccaaggAAAGCAAGCATCAAACCCATCTTCTTCACTCCCATACTGCAACTACCCTTCTCCATACGAAATATTACTCGATCTCTATGACTTTCAGCTACTATTTGGGGTCTATTTATACAATCGGAGTGGTATATTAGTTTAGAGGAATGCTAGAACATCTCCTTGTGTTTTCTTGGTGTTCTCctagaatggcatagatgtaattttattgattaaaaaattgcatttgtgccatccaaaaggacatagatgtaattttttaattacatttatgccattCTAGAAGAACACCAAGAGAACACCGGGagatgttctagcatttctcattagtttaatataatatattaaaatatcaCTCAATcgaaaaatttaatataatcgATTTGAACTTAAAAATTGTGTTCTAACGGCCGGTCGGtgtcctttttgttttgtttttttgtgttttttttttttttactgagcGTCGCGGACGTCATCTGTCTATCTTACGTACATGTGTCGGCATCTCGTTATATAAAATGTGCGGTGTGATccttaattatttgttaaagtTAATGGATTTCATTTAACTTTCTCTATTTGAGGTAAACGTAGACAAATCTATTTCTACGTGCATCGATCGGTGCATGCGGTAGATTCCCACCAAACAGTCCCGCTAGCTTACAAATGCTTCTAAATTTCTctatgcttctttttctttttctttttcttttttttatatgtaattttttaactCAAACTCTATTTTGCCTTTACAATAATGCTTCAACGAGGTTACAAGCCtttacaaattaaatcaaaacattcatTCCCCTTTATTTACTCatcagaaaaacaaaatataaataaataagtaaagaCAGCTTAGCTCAACCCTAGCCCAGCGGCCAGCAGCAGCACCCTTAGAAAAGGAAAGTTACCATCAAATTTAACCTGATATTGAACTAAGAAAACCcaacccaaaaccaaaattagaCACCATGAATGATCGACACGTCTCAAATCTTCctcaaatcttcttcttcagttcCTCAGTCCCCTGTCACCAAGGCCGAGCTACGACGCTTCTCCTACGCTGTAAGCCTGTAACTTGtaagtatttttgtatttgagtCTCTctgtctttaatttttattttaaactatgAACTTTTGAGTATCATAACAAAAAGAGTCAAAGAGACGattagaccaaaaaaaaaaatttaaaaaaaaaaaaaaagaagaagaagaagaagaagaagatgagaaagcAGAGAGGATCGGAAGAAGAGTAGGCTgagtgaaaactgaaaagtgatAAGAAAAGGCTGAAGACAGCCGTAAGTGAAAGAGTGAGCCATGAGGACATGtgtccattttttgtttttgtggttctttgttgatattttgaattttagatagtttaataaaaaataaatatggaaaaaaataaataaaagtaaaacatCCATGATATATTGATATATGTTGAATCAGCTTAATGTATGATGTGTTAGTGAATGGTTGATGCCTTGATGGTTGAATGAATTAATAGTGAGTCATgaattacaatttacaattaCTTAAGTACTTAGTAAATTAACATGTGTACaatatacttttatatattataataaaaatatagtatataaaaagaacaaaaaaaaattatttatcattatattttattattttaattccgtCCATACTAAGACAGATTCCTGGTTCCGTCATTGTCTAAACCTATTCTCTGAAATCTATAAAAGTTTGAATATGAAACTTTGAAACATCCTCTCCACTTCCCCCACCCACAAAGTGGTAATCAGTGGCGGACCTACATAAAGGACAGCCCCCCccccttctaatttttttaaaaaaataaataaataaaattttacccctagttttattttcttttctttttttaagttttgccccataattttttttttttcaatttaacccCATATTCAAAAAGCTGGGTCCACCACCGGTGGTAATGTTAATGTGCCTTATGACTTGTTGAAGGTGGTCAACCAGagtaatcaaaaaaattttacaagGAGTAAAGGTAATGCCCCTTCCCTCAACCATTTGCCGTCCAACCGCTTATTTGGTATGATAAATATCATAAGTAATCTTTTTATAATTACTTGtttgaattttctcaaattcgaataaataattataaaacgATCATGATCCTACTCCAcaatagcttccttatgctttcactataccattaaaataatgttaagggaaccATTTTTGTTTCATTAGATTTAAAGTACAACTCTTGGCTTCTTTGGTGTTTTCTTAATTTAGGTAGGGAACAACAAGGaaatttgattcaataatttttttttcctatatttaaagaaaaaaaaaatgagatttaaGGAAGTTCTACTAATGCTCTAAACAATTAATGAATTAAACGAAACTGAAATACAATGGAGA is a window of Alnus glutinosa chromosome 4, dhAlnGlut1.1, whole genome shotgun sequence DNA encoding:
- the LOC133867371 gene encoding putative laccase-9; this encodes MEKGSCSMGVKKMGLMLAFLGFLFFDGLLLCSAYNVHHYSFILKETNFTRLCTEKSMFTADGKWPGPTIHVRKGDTAFINVHNDGDYGVTIHWHGVRQPRNPWSDGPENITQCPIKPGTNFTYEVIFSTEEGTLWWHAHSDWSRATIHGAIVILPKLGTTYPFPEPYAEQVLILAEWFNGDVKELIDDATETGGDPTPSDAYAINGQPGFPNNCSNDTSFRLSVQPGKTYLLRLINAVMNEEMFFGIAKHNITVVAQDGAYIKPISTSYIMITPGQTMDILLTANQAASYYYIAATPFFDSGAPFDSSNTSAILEYTGTYTPPISPPYPTLPNATDKDAADNFTTRIRSLASPEHPVDIPQTITKRITITVSVNQILCANASCGGPDGNRLAASLNNISFSTPSIDFLQAYYGNLSSVFDRDFPDRPPYVFNFTGDVGNNTLYPSVGRKAHLIKYGESVEIVFQGTNIGNAENHPMHLHGFSFYLVGTGYGNFDNVTSPKTFNLKDPPEVNTIGVPKNGWAVIRFVADNPGVWFMHCHLERHASWGMDTVLIVENGPTNETSIRPPPPNLPTCS